In a genomic window of Pseudoliparis swirei isolate HS2019 ecotype Mariana Trench chromosome 20, NWPU_hadal_v1, whole genome shotgun sequence:
- the LOC130210825 gene encoding extracellular calcium-sensing receptor-like, which produces MRSALVSANGQREIIDERNCTKADTAQAILGHSASAPTVGFARIMGRFQIPVVNSFATCACLSNREEFPSFFRTIPSDLHQSRALAKLVKHFSWTWVGAISNKNQYGINGITTFIQAAQEEGVCIEYYQAFEQTGPLHELAKVVESEKHSTSKVIVAFMSHREVKVLASELFRQNITGLQWVGSDAWITDDSLTDSEGHSLLVGSLGFTVSKAKIPGLEEHLRQLHPSQKPCSGFESLQTVESYFTDVSELRFTNNVYKSVYAVAHALHSLVTCEEGRGPFYNGSCADTGYIQPWQSSRVLHYLQNINFTTNQGERVTFDQNRDSPARYELVNLQHVTSRTMHVATVGVFVLHISMHLVPVSVCSESCPPGRHKVLQKRKHICCYDCIPCADGEISNITDSMECFKCPIEYWPNTRGDTCILKEIELLSYAEIMGIVLTFLCLMGAIVTTAIASVFFHFRETPIVRANNSELSFLLLFSLTLCFLCSLTFIGRPTEWSCMLRHTAFGITFVLCISCVLGKTIVVLMAFRASLPGSNMMKWFGPAQQRLSVLFFTLIQVLICTLWLTINPPYPFKNMNHYKEKIILECALGSSVWFWAVFGYIGLLAVLCFVLAFLARKLPDNFNEAKFITFSMLIFWSVWIAFIPAFVSSPGKFTVAMEIFAIIGRGRRGVPF; this is translated from the exons ATGAGGTCTGCTCTAGTTTCAGCCAACGGGCAGAGGGAGATCATAGATGAGAGAAACTGTACAAAGGCAGACACTGCGCAGGCTATCCTTGGCCACTCTGCCTCCGCACCTACGGTGGGGTTTGCTCGGATTATGGGAAGGTTCCAGATACCAGTGGTAAATA gcttTGCGACCTGTGCATGTCTCAGCAACAGAGAGGAGTTTCCATCCTTCTTCCGAACTATTCCCAGTGACCTCCACCAGAGCAGAGCCCTGGCAAAGCTGGTCAAGCATTTCAGCTGGACCTGGGTGGGGGCAATTAGTAACAAGAATCAATATGGCATCAACGGGATCACCACATTTATACAAGCTGCACAAGAAGAAGGGGTGTGCATAGAGTATTATCAGGCATTTGAGCAAACAGGTCCTCTTCATGAGTTAGCAAAAGTAGTTGAATCTGAGAAGCACTCTACCTCTAAGGTCATTGTGGCCTTCATGTCCCACAGAGAGGTCAAGGTGCTGGCGAGTGAGTTATTCAGACAGAACATCACAGGGCTGCAGTGGGTTGGCAGTGACGCCTGGATCACAGATGactctctgactgacagtgaGGGACACAGCCTCCTGGTGGGCTCACTGGGCTTCACTGTCAGCAAAGCTAAGATCCCGGGGCTGGAGGAGCACCTGAGGCAGCTTCACCCTTCACA aaagccATGTAGCGGCTTCGAGAGCTTGCAGACTGTTGAATCGTATTTTACAGATGTCTCTGAGCTGAGATTTACTAATAATGTATACAAGTCAGTTTACGCAGTGGCTCATGCTCTCCACAGCCTGGTCACGTGTGAAGAGGGGAGGGGCCCCTTCTACAACGGGAGCTGTGCTGATACTGGATACATTCAACCATGGCAG tcttCACGGGTGCTGCATTATTTACAGAACATTAACTTCACAACAAATCAAGGGGAAAGAGTGACTTTTGACCAGAATAGAGATTCACCTGCAAGATATGAACTCGTAAATTTACAGCATGTGACCTCAAGGACCATGCATGTCGCCACAGTTGGGGTTTTTG TCCTCCACATTTCTATGCACCTGGTGCCCGTGTCAGTGTGCAGTGAGAGCTGCCCCCCGGGAAGACATAAAGTCCttcagaaaagaaaacacatatGCTGTTATGACTGTATACCGTGTGCAGATGGAGAAATCAGCAATATTACag ACTCCATGGAGTGCTTCAAATGTCCCATTGAATATTGGCCAAATACCAGAGGAGACACGTGCATCTTGAAGGAAATTGAATTGTTGTCTTATGCAGAGATCATGGGGATCGTGTTAACATTCTTATGTTTGATGGGGGCGATTGTGACAACTGCAATAGCGTCGGTTTTCTTTCACTTCCGGGAAACTCCTATTGTCAGGGCCAACAACTCTGAGCTGAGCTTCCTGCTGCTCttctccttgactctgtgtttcctgtgttcTCTGACCTTCATAGGCCGGCCCACTGAGTGGTCCTGCATGCTGCGACACACAGCATTCGGCATCACCTTTGTCCTCTGTATCTCTTGTGTTCTGGGGAAAACTATAGTGGTGTTAATGGCCTTCAGGGCATCACTTCCAGGTAGCAATATGATGAAATGGTTTGGGCCTGCACAGCAGAGACTCAGTGTTCTGTTTTTCACTCTCATACAGGTTCTTATTTGCACATTATGGCTGACAATCAACCCTCCATATCCATTCAAAAATATGAACCACTATAAAGAAAAGATTATTCTTGAATGTGCACTGGGATCATCTGTATGGTTCTGGGCTGTGTTTGGATATATAGGTCTACTAGCTGTGTTATGTTTTGTACTTGCTTTTTTGGCTAGAAAGTTACCAGATAATTTCAATGAAGCTAAATTCATCACCTTCAGCATGCTAATATTTTGGTCAGTCTGGATTGCATTTATCCCAGCATTTGTCAGCTCTCCAGGAAAGTTCACTGTGGCGATGGAGATATTTGCTATTATTGGCAGA GGCCGGCGAGGTGTGCCTTTTtag
- the LOC130211231 gene encoding extracellular calcium-sensing receptor — protein sequence MPSLFKHGDVMIGGIFPVFNKEISSTSTFGSEPPPVKCAGFDLRAFRWTQVMIFAIEEINNDPAFLPNISLGYRILNSCASPTNTLRAALTLASGPERELNNPCPPAISALIAESGSSQSLAVAGTLGPFQVPVVSYFSTCACLSDRAKYPTFFRTIPSDYFQAKALAALVKRFGWQWIGAIQSDNDYGRGGIQAFTEEVKKLGVCIAFVGTILRTYTMDKILDVVEMIKQSAVKVILAFVPEGDFYPLMKEVVKQNITGIQWIASEAWITAARPSTPEIYQAFGGALGFVVQKMAIPNLKQYLTGISPYTDPSAAFVKDFWEIMVGCRPLLPGEQTGTEATNKICTGYETLLNSQDVFFNVTELRVSYNVYKAVYAIAHALHELLFCLPVGENTVKPCLKISEIQPREVTDHLQRVNFKNQFGDNVFFDVNGDPPASYDIINWQLIDGQVQHVTVGQFASAAHVDYKLRIQKENIVWRTGKMVPTSMCSNICPVGTRKAQKKGEPNCCFDCIACADGTIANSTGAADCTPCPREYWSNEGKDECVPKIIEFMTFHEPMGIALTVVSLLGASLSLATMMVFIRFRETPVIKASNSELSCFLLLSLFLCFLCPLTFIGRPTTWTCMLRHTAFGVTFALCISCVLGKTVVVVTAFKATIPGNALEKTFGPAQQRIIVCSCTLIQIGICVLWLKLNPPFPDMAFRHSNTKIVLECNTGSEAAFYAVLGYIGILAIVCLLLAFLARKLPDNFNEAKCITFSMLIFCAVWITFIPAYVSSPGKFTVAVEIFAILSSAFGLFISIFAPKCYIILIKPEKNTKKHVMGKTMIS from the exons ATGCCTAGTTTATTCAAGCATGGAGATGTAATGATAGGGGGGATTTTCCCGGTTttcaacaaagaaataagtagCACTTCTACGTTCGGGAGCGAGCCACCTCCAGTGAAGTGTGCAGG ATTTGACCTACGTGCTTTTCGATGGACCCAAGTGATGATATTTGCAATTGAagaaataaacaatgatcctGCTTTCCTGCCAAACATATCTCTTGGCTATAGAATCCTTAACTCTTGTGCATCTCCCACAAATACCTTGCGTGCTGCACTAACACTGGCCAGTGGACCAGAGAGAGAACTCAATAATCCTTGTCCTCCAGCTATATCTGCCCTCATAGCAGAATCAGGGTCATCTCAGTCTTTGGCAGTGGCTGGAACACTTGGACCATTTCAAGTGCCAGTA GTAAGTTACTTCTCAACATGTGCCTGTCTGAGTGACCGAGCTAAATATCCAACATTTTTTCGGACAATCCCCAGTGACTACTTCCAGGCGAAAGCTTTGGCTGCACTTGTAAAACGTTTTGGCTGGCAGTGGATTGGGGCTATCCAGTCAGACAATGACTACGGGAGAGGTGGGATTCAGGCTTTTACTGAGGAGGTTAAGAAGCTTGGGGTTTGTATCGCATTTGTCGGGACAATTCTACGTACATATACGATGGATAAAATACTGGATGTTGTGGAAATGATCAAGCAATCAGCTGTCAAAGTCATTCTTGCTTTTGTTCCGGAGGGTGACTTTTACCCTTTGATGAAAGAGGTTGTGAAACAAAACATTACAGGAATTCAGTGGATTGCCAGTGAGGCCTGGATAACTGCAGCTCGACCCTCCACACCTGAAATATATCAAGCTTTTGGTGGAGCCCTAGGATTTGTGGTGCAGAAGATGGCTATTCCCAATCTAAAACAATATCTTACAGGCATTAGCCCTTATACAGATCCAAGTGCAGCCTTTGTGAAGGATTTCTGGGAAATTATGGTTGGCTGTCGTCCTCTCTTACCTGGGGAACAAACTGGGACTGAggcaacaaataaaatatgcacAGGCTATGAGACATTATTGAATTCTCAGGATGTATTCTTCAATGTCACAGAGCTCAGAGTGTCCTATAATGTGTATAAAGCAGTCTATGCCATTGCACATGCCCTACATGAGCTGCTATTCTGTCTACCTGTCGGAGAAAATACAGTGAAGCCGTGTTTGAAGATATCAGAAATTCAGCCAAGAGAG GTCACTGATCACCTACAAAGGGTGAATTTTAAGAATCAGTTCGGcgataatgtgttttttgatgTCAATGGTGACCCTCCTGCCTCTTATGATATTATTAACTGGCAACTTATAGATGGGCAGGTGCAACATGTCACCGTGGGTCAATTTGCCTCTGCTGCTCACGTAGATTATAAACTCAGGATCCAGAAGGAAAATATTGTCTGGAGAACAGGAAAaatg GTCCCGACGTCGATGTGCTCTAATATTTGTCCAGTAGGAACAAGGAAAGCTCAAAAAAAGGGAGAACCCAATTGCTGTTTTGACTGTATCGCATGTGCTGATGGAACCATAGCCAACTCAACAG GTGCAGCAGACTGCACACCCTGTCCACGGGAATACTGGTCCAACGAGGGGAAAGACGAGTGCGTTCCAAAAATAATTGAGTTCATGACATTTCACGAGCCAATGGGAATAGCTCTTACAGTTGTATCCCTGCTAGGAGCTTCCCTGTCCCTGGCCACAATGATGGTCTTTATCCGCTTCAGAGAGACTCCTGTGATAAAGGCCAGCAACTCTGAGCTGAGCTGTTTCTTGttgctttctctttttttgtgttttctctgtCCCCTCACATTCATCGGCAGACCTACAACCTGGACATGTATGCTGCGCCACACAGCTTTTGGTGTGACATTTGCACTTTGCATTTCCTGTGTCTTGGGaaaaactgttgttgttgttacagcTTTCAAAGCCACAATTCCTGGCAACGCATTAGAAAAAACATTTGGTCCTGCACAGCAAAGGATCATAGTTTGCTCCTGCACTTTGATTCAGATAGGTATATGTGTGTTGTGGCTCAAGTTAAATCCACCTTTCCCAGACATGGCTTTCCGACACAGCAATACGAAGATTGTTTTAGAATGTAATACAGGCTCTGAGGCTGCTTTCTATGCAGTGCTGGGGTACATAGGGATCCTTGCAATAGTATGTTTGCTCCTGGCATTTCTAGCAAGAAAGTTGCCTGATAACTTTAATGAAGCCAAATGTATCACATTCAGCATGCTGATATTCTGTGCCGTCTGGATCACCTTTATTCCAGCGTATGTCAGCTCTCCTGGGAAGTTCACTGTAGCTGTGGAAATATTTGCAATTTTGTCTTCAGCATTTGGCTTATTTATTAGCATTTTTGCTCCTAAATGTTACATTATATTAATCAAGCCAGAGAAAAATACCAAAAAACATGTCATGGGAAAAACTATGATTTCTTAA
- the LOC130210824 gene encoding extracellular calcium-sensing receptor-like — protein sequence MKGPGYPSVVYHRWNDRELKFARTLIFTVEEINRDNKLLPGVSLGYKLYNGCGSENLLRAALEAINGEDSMGCSAQIQALIGHSSSGVSKDINTILSPLSIPQVLEHIYYVNFTTKNGARVLFDENGDSVAQYDLVNWQMKENGSVEIVKIGDYDTSYPEGEKFKIKDNLKIVWGGGHSHELPRSVCTEPCPLGTRKAMNKFMPVCCFDCFECPEGTISNQTSCLICPPEFWPNENKDTCVLKLTEYLSYEEIMGALLTGFGCIGVFLSLLTSIIFFTHKETPIVKANNSELSFLLLFSLKLCFLCSLTFIGRPTEWSCMLRHTAFGITFVLCISCVLGKTIVVLMAFRATLTGNNMMKWFGPAKQRLSVLVFTLIQVIICIFWLTINPPFPKRNMKYYKEKIILECALGSVVGFWAVLGYIGLLALLCFILAFLARKLPDSFNEAKLITFSMLIFCAVWITFIPAYVSSPGKFTVAVEIFAILASSFGLLICIFFPKCYIIIFRPEQNSKKHVLGKIPPRTL from the exons ATGAAAG GACCTGGATACCCCAGTGTTGTTTACCACAG GTGGAATGACAGGGAATTAAAGTTTGCCCGAACGCTGATTTTTACTGTGGAGGAGATTAACAGAGATAATAAGCTCCTTCCCGGAGTGAGTCTGGGCTATAAGCTGTACAATGGCTGTGGGAGTGAGAACCTGCTACGAGCAGCTTTAGAGGCAATAAATGGAGAAGATTCAATGGGCTGCAGCGCTCAGATCCAGGCTCTCATAGGCCATTCGTCCTCTGGAGTGAGTAAAGACATAAACACCATACTAAGCCCGCTGTCTATTCCACAG GTGTTGGAACACATTTACTATGTGAACTTCACAACAAAGAATGGGGCCAGGGTTCTCTTTGATGAAAATGGAGACTCGGTTGCCCAGTATGACTTAGTTAACTGGCAGATGAAAGAAAATGGCTCCGTTGAGATTGTCAAAATTGGCGATTATGATACCTCTTACCCAGAGGGagaaaaattcaaaataaaagacaaccTCAAAATAGTTTGGGGAGGAGGACACAGTCATGAG CTGCCACGATCTGTCTGCACAGAACCATGCCCACTAGGAACCCGTAAGGCCATGAATAAGTTTATGCCTGTGTGCTGCTTTGACTGCTTTGAGTGTCCTGAGGGAACAATAAGTAATCAGACAA GCTGTTTGATCTGTCCACCTGAATTCTGgccaaatgaaaataaagacaCCTGTGTTCTAAAACTGACTGAATACCTTTCCTACGAAGAGATCATGGGAGCACTTTTAACTGGATTTGGCTGTATTGGCGTATTTCTATCTCTTCTGAcatcaatcattttttttactcaTAAAGAGACTCCTATTGTAAAAGCCAACAATTCTGAGCTGAGCTTCCTGCTGTTATTCTCATTGAAGCTGTGTTTCCTGTGTTCTCTGACCTTCATAGGCCGGCCCACTGAGTGGTCCTGCATGCTGCGACACACAGCATTCGGCATCACCTTTGTCCTCTGTATCTCTTGTGTTCTTGGGAAAACTATTGTAGTGTTAATGGCCTTCAGGGCCACACTTACAGGAAATAATATGATGAAATGGTTTGGGCCTGCAAAGCAGAGGCTCAGTGTTCTGGTTTTCACACTCATTCAAgttataatttgtattttttggtTGACAATCAACCCTCCTTTCCCAAAGAGGAACATGAAATACTATAAAGAAAAGATAATCTTAGAGTGTGCCCTGGGTTCAGTTGTTGGGTTCTGGGCTGTGTTGGGTTACATTGGACTTCTTGCTCTCTTGTGTTTTATACTTGCTTTTCTTGCAAGAAAGCTACCAGACAGCTTTAATGAAGCAAAACTCATCACATTCAGCATGCTGATATTCTGTGCAGTCTGGATCACATTTATCCCTGCATATGTCAGCTCTCCTGGGAAGTTTACTGTAGCTGTGGAAATATTTGCCATTCTAGCCTCAAGTTTTGGTTTGCTAATAtgcatttttttcccaaaatgttatattattatatttcggCCAGAACAAAActcaaaaaaacatgtattggGCAAAATACCACCCAGAACTCTTTAA
- the LOC130211224 gene encoding extracellular calcium-sensing receptor-like encodes MPDLNGTYRALPVKCNGFDPKAFRWAQTMRLAVEEINQRADLLSNYTLGYKIFDSCAYPLTGQRAALAVLNGQSEDDSPMCQGASPLLAVIGESGSAQSIVVSRILQPFRIPMISYFSSCACLTDRREFPNFFRVIPNDDYQVKAIAQLLIRFQWTWVGLVRGDHEYGRFAVQGLLRELQGTKVCVAYQEMIPLLYDRKKALEILEVMRSSSAKVVVVFSAEGEMTPFLKDYMTQNITGIQWVASEAWVTASVFTGSEFYPFLGGTIGFGIRKGHISGLSLYLQTVNPQLYPNNHLVKELWEALYGCNPSQSPGSQLPPCSGQESLLEQHSAYMNTSSPRVAYNVYKAVYAVAYSLHNLLLCQPGTGPFQNSSCAQSNNIHPWQLQYYLQEVKFNIGDEEVNFDLKGDSIPYYDILNWQRGTDGSIEFVNVGLFDGTKPAGEELVIQEDRIMWTGHQSEVPVSVCSASCLPGSRKAVRHGQPVCCFDCVPCDSGKISNQTNSIECTLCPEDFWSNIDRAACIPKKVEFLAYDSLGIALTVISVVGACLTIAVFAVFFYHRKTVIVRVNNSELSFFTLFALTLCFLCSLLFIGEPTFWSCMLRHTAFSITFSLCISCILGKTLVVLAAFTATRPGDNIMKWLGPKQQRAIIFISTLIQVVICTAWLIEAPPSPFPNTQYERSKIILECSVGSSIAFWCVLGYIGQQACLCFVLAFLARMLPGNFNEAKSITFSMLIFCAVWLAFIPAYISSPGNYADAVESFAILASSFGLLFCLFAPKCYIILLKPEKNTKQHLMGK; translated from the exons ATGCCAGACCTTAACGGCACCTACAGAGCACTTCCAGTAAAGTGCAATGG CTTTGATCCCAAGGCTTTCCGCTGGGCCCAGACTATGAGGCTAGCAGTGGAGGAGATAAATCAGAGGGCAGACCTGTTGTCAAATTACACCCTTGGTTACAAAATATTTGATTCATGTGCATATCCACTGACTGGCCAGAGGGCCGCTCTCGCTGTGTTGAACGGGCAAAGCGAGGACGACTCCCCCATGTGCCAAGGGGCTTCTCCGCTCCTTGCTGTGATTGGGGAATCTGGTTCTGCTCAGTCTATTGTGGTGTCAAGAATCCTGCAGCCATTCAGAATCCCAATG ATCAGCTACTTTTCTTcatgtgcctgtctcactgACAGAAGAGAATTTCCCAACTTCTTCAGAGTAATCCCTAATGATGACTATCAG GTGAAAGCCATTGCTCAGTTGCTTATACGCTTCCAGTGGACCTGGGTTGGGCTGGTGCGAGGAGACCATGAGTATGGGCGATTTGCTGTGCAAGGTTTACTGAGAGAATTACAGGGTACCAAAGTATGTGTGGCATATCAAGAAATGATCCCTCTGCTCTACGATCGCAAGAAGGCTCTGGAGATCTTGGAG GTGATGCGTTCCTCTTCAGCAAAAGTGGTGGTGGTTTTTTCAGCTGAGGGAGAGATGACACCTTTTTTGAAGGACTACATGACACAGAACATCACTGGAATCCAGTGGGTGGCTAGTGAGGCCTGGGTCACAGCATCTGTCTTTACAGGCAGCGAGTTTTACCCCTTCCTAGGGGGCACCATTGGGTTTGGCATCcgaaaaggtcatatctctggACTCAGTCTCTACCTGCAGACAGTTAACCCTCAGTTGTATCCAAATAATCATCTGGTGAAGGAATTGTGGGAGGCCCTGTATGGTTGCAATCCTTCTCAGTCACCTGGCTCCCAGTTGCCTCCATGCTCAGGACAGGAGTCCCTGTTGGAACAGCATTCAGCCTACATGAATACATCCAGCCCTAGGGTGGCCTATAATGTCTATAAAGCTGTATATGCAGTGGCTTATTCCCTACACAACCTGCTTCTCTGTCAACCAGGCACTGGCCCTTTCCAAAACAGCTCATGTGCTCAAAGCAACAATATACACCCCTGGCAG CTCCAGTATTACCTCCAGGAAGTAAAATTTAATATTGGAGATGAGGAGGTAAACTTTGACCTGAAGGGAGATTCCATACCATATTATGACATCCTCAATTGGCAGAGAGGCACTGACGGGAGCATTGAATTTGTCAACGTGGGTTTATTCGATGGAACCAAGCCTGCCGGAGAGGAGCTGGTGATCCAGGAGGACAGGATAATGTGGACAGGGCATCAGAGTGAG GTGCCAGTGTCTGTATGCAGTGCCAGCTGTCTCCCAGGTTCCCGGAAGGCTGTCCGTCATGGGCAGCCTGTTTGCTGCTTTGACTGTGTTCCATGTGACAGTGGCAAAATTAGCAATCAGACTA ATTCAATAGAGTGCACACTCTGTCCCGAGGACTTCTGGTCAAACATCGACAGAGCAGCCTGCATCCCCAAAAAGGTGGAGTTCTTGGCCTATGATTCTCTGGGTATAGCCCTGACAGTGATCTCTGTGGTTGGTGCATGCCTCACGATAGCTGTATTTGCAGTCTTTTTCTACCATAGAAAAACAGTCATCGTCCGTGTGAATAACTCTGAACTCAGCTTCTTCACTCTGTTTGCTCTGACTCTTTGTTTCTTGTGTTCCCTGTTGTTCATTGGAGAACCAACATTTTGGTCGTGCATGCTACGCCACACTGCCTTCAGCATCACATTTTCACTTTGCATCTCCTGTATCCTGGGCAAGACCCTTGTGGTGTTGGCTGCGTTCACTGCCACCAGGCCAGGGGACAACATCATGAAGTGGCTGGGGCCCAAACAGCAGAGAGCCATTATCTTCATTAGCACTCTAATTCAGGTGGTTATCTGCACTGCCTGGCTCATTGAGGCTCCCCCTTCTCCATTCCCAAATACTCAATATGAACGCTCAAAGATCATACTGGAGTGCAGTGTGGGTTCCAGCATTGCATTCTGGTGTGTTCTGGGATATATTGGCCAACAGGCTTGTCTGTGCTTTGTACTGGCTTTTCTCGCCCGTATGTTGCCGGGCAACTTTAACGAAGCCAAGTCCATCACGTTCAGCATGCTGATCTTCTGTGCTGTCTGGCTAGCATTTATCCCAGCTTATATCAGCTCACCTGGAAATTATGCAGATGCAGTGGAGTCGTTTGCCATTCTGGCTTCCAGCTTTGGCTtgttgttctgcctgtttgctCCAAAATGTTACATTATTTTACTGAAGCCAGAGAAGAATACAAAACAGCACCTAATGGGAAAATAA